The genomic stretch GCCGCTTTCGCCATGGGCCGGGATGGCATTCTCTTTCTCGAGCAGACGCCGGGCCTTGAGGGCTACGTCGTCGGCAGCGACGGCCGCGCCACGCCGACAAGCGGCTTCGGAGCTTTTTGCCAATCATGATCAAGACCATCGACCGGTTTCTCGACCATCAGACCATGTACCGGCTGGTTCTCTACTATCTCATCGCCTTGTTGGGCACCGCCTTTGTGCTCGGCTTCTTCAAGCTTGTGCCGCATGATCCGGTCGCGCTCGCCTTCACGGCGGGCCTGATGCTGGCCGCCTGCTGGATCACCAACCGGATTTTCGCTGTTGTGTTCCAGGTTCCGGCCAACAACGAGTCGGTCTACATCACCGCCCTCATCCTGGCGCTCATCCTCGATCCGGTGGCCGCCACGGACCTCAAGGGGATCGGCGCGGTGGTGCTCGCCTGCGTCTGGGCGATTTCATCCAAGTTCATCCTCGCCATCGGCAGGAAGCACCTGTTCAATCCGGCGGCACTGGGCGTGGCATTGACCGCCTTGCTGCTTGACCAGCCGGCCACCTGGTGGGTCGGAGGCAACTTGCCATTGCTTCCCGTCGTGCTTGCCGGCGGCCTGCTCATCGTGCGCAAGCTACGCCGGCTTGATCTCGTCGTCATCTTCATCGCCGTTGCGCTGGCGATGACCCTCTCGACGACCGAGCCATCGCAATATGCGACAGCACTGACTGAGACACTTGGCTCGTCGCCGCTGTTCTTCTTCGCCTTCGTGATGCTGACCGAGCCGCTGACCGCGCCGACGACGCGCTTACCGCGCATTGCCTTCGCTGCGATCGTCGGTTTCCTGTTTGCGCCCAACATCCATGTCGGCTCGTTCTACTTCACGCCGGAGCTGGCGCTTCTGACGGGCAATCTTTTTGCCTTTGCGGTGAGCCCGAAAGGACGCTTCGTGCTGACGCTCGAACGTGTCGAGCAATCGGCCGTCGACAGCTACGACTTCGTCTTCAGGTCACCGCGCAAGCTTGCCTTCCAGGCCGGTCAGTACCTGGAATGGACGCTTGGTCTCGACCGTCCGGACAATCGCGGCAACCGTCGCTTTTTCACGGTCGCATCGGCCCCCACGGAGGGATCCGTTCGGCTTGGCGTCAAGTTCTATCCGAAATCGAGCGCGTTCAAGCAGGCGCTGGGCACGATGAAGCCGGGCAGCACCATCCACGCTTCCCAGCTCGCCGGCGACTTCATACTGCCGGCCAACCTCGAAACCAAGATTGCGTTCCTGGCTGGCGGCATCGGCATCACGCCATTTCGCTCGATGCTGCAATATCTCGTCGACATCCACGAAAAGCGACCGATCATCGTCCTCTACGGAGCCGAGACCCAGCAGGACATCGCCTATCGAGACGTCCTCGACACGGCAAAAAGAGAACTTGGCGTGAGGACGGTTCTCGCCGTCGCCAAAGGCGCCGAGCGTGGCCAGTATCCTGGCTATATCGACGCACGCCTCGTGCGCCTCGCCATCCCAGACTATCTGGAGCGAACCTTCTACATTTCGGGTCCGCAAGCCATGGTCAAGGCACTCCGTGGCAAGCTGCTGGCAATGGGCGTTCGCCGTTCGAAGATAAAGGTGGACTATTTTCCGGGATTTGCCTGAGCGCCGCTCAGCCGTGCCGGGGCAAGGCAATGGTCACGACCAGGCCAGGATCGGCATTGGCCATCGTCAGGCGTCCGCCATACGTTTCGATTATGTCGGAGACGATGGCCAGGCCGAGTCCGCTGCTGCCGCCTTCGCTGTCCAGCTGCACGCCGCGCGACAACACAGCTTCCCGATCCGCATCGGGGATGCCCGGCCCATCATCGGCGACAGCGATGGCATGGACCACGCTCAGGAGTTGGCCAAGCCCTTTATTTCGCCGTCCCGCGCCCGGTCG from Mesorhizobium sp. NZP2077 encodes the following:
- a CDS encoding RnfABCDGE type electron transport complex subunit D produces the protein MIKTIDRFLDHQTMYRLVLYYLIALLGTAFVLGFFKLVPHDPVALAFTAGLMLAACWITNRIFAVVFQVPANNESVYITALILALILDPVAATDLKGIGAVVLACVWAISSKFILAIGRKHLFNPAALGVALTALLLDQPATWWVGGNLPLLPVVLAGGLLIVRKLRRLDLVVIFIAVALAMTLSTTEPSQYATALTETLGSSPLFFFAFVMLTEPLTAPTTRLPRIAFAAIVGFLFAPNIHVGSFYFTPELALLTGNLFAFAVSPKGRFVLTLERVEQSAVDSYDFVFRSPRKLAFQAGQYLEWTLGLDRPDNRGNRRFFTVASAPTEGSVRLGVKFYPKSSAFKQALGTMKPGSTIHASQLAGDFILPANLETKIAFLAGGIGITPFRSMLQYLVDIHEKRPIIVLYGAETQQDIAYRDVLDTAKRELGVRTVLAVAKGAERGQYPGYIDARLVRLAIPDYLERTFYISGPQAMVKALRGKLLAMGVRRSKIKVDYFPGFA
- a CDS encoding ATP-binding protein; its protein translation is MVHAIAVADDGPGIPDADREAVLSRGVQLDSEGGSSGLGLAIVSDIIETYGGRLTMANADPGLVVTIALPRHG